One genomic segment of Aquipluma nitroreducens includes these proteins:
- a CDS encoding DUF5695 domain-containing protein — protein MNRTYLLSSPRSNSGLNLMQKEEFLQIATKFFLVVSFLIISTNCIFSQPRVTDNRPATLGIEQGVESFGTPNFTLELLKSSQTVSSLQTTDAEKFEFTPHDLLSKRNKNGYYHLGDLNFRIKTGANGQWESFSTAANRASVKSLTPENATILAVADLANTLPESSPLQVIRYWEKASNGLALRFELKNKSNQPVEIGALGIPMIFNNNFDGKELDQAHEETVFFDPYIGRDAGYLQVVRLNGHSPVMLVVPYGKTPFEAYRPLTDDPTPQGTTFEGFHEWMVNSKAFAENEWKGSEQWNRPTSVTLNPGETHNIGVKFILTDKVENIEKTLIENNRPVAVGIPGYVVPQDVNAKLFLRYGQKIKSLEVEPKGALELSESGKTKSGWIEYAVKGKIGGRARLTITYADGLQQTVNYKIIKPESQVVADNGKFLTTNQWYENPNDLFHRSPSVITYDNEKKQQVTQDRRAWICGLSDEGGAGSWLNAIMKQLVEPNQEEIKKMETFVNQTIWGGIQYNSGKLKYGVRKSMFFYSPDSMPAGTYSPDINFKTWAAWNRQGAEITDRSYNYPHVAAAHWVMYRLARNYSGLVTKQNWQWYLENAYHTAMTMMDQAPYYAQFGQMEGTIFLLILEDLKREGYTDLAADLEKTMKGRAEHWATLSYPFGSEMSWDSTGQEEVYMWSKYFGFDEKAMVTLNAILAYMPTIPHWAYNGNARRYWDFLYGGKLSRYERMIHHYGSGLNAIPVLTQYRQTPDDLYLLRVGYGGLLGTLSNITEEGFAPCASHSFPTDLRNDGISGDYGCGYFGYAVNSATYIIHDSEFGWLAFGGNLSTPKNWVKVDLTTAAKSRIYIAPVGLWLTLDAGTFKSVSFNPKSKEVRIELDKLNEFTPKAYLRIESSKGNKYTSEGLTQNDRRAFEIQLAKEPVLVKLRQ, from the coding sequence ATGAATCGAACTTATTTATTATCGTCACCCAGAAGCAATTCAGGTTTAAACTTAATGCAGAAAGAGGAATTTTTGCAAATCGCCACGAAGTTTTTTCTTGTAGTTTCGTTTCTCATTATTTCTACCAATTGTATCTTTTCGCAGCCACGGGTAACCGACAATCGTCCGGCAACACTTGGAATTGAACAAGGTGTTGAGTCTTTTGGTACACCCAATTTTACGCTCGAACTGTTGAAATCGTCACAGACTGTTTCGTCGCTTCAAACCACCGATGCCGAAAAGTTCGAATTTACACCGCACGACCTGTTAAGTAAACGCAATAAGAATGGCTACTACCATCTTGGCGATTTAAATTTCAGGATAAAAACAGGAGCCAACGGGCAATGGGAATCGTTTTCAACCGCAGCCAATCGGGCTTCGGTGAAATCGCTCACTCCTGAGAATGCAACTATTTTGGCTGTAGCCGATTTGGCAAATACTCTTCCTGAATCTTCTCCCTTACAAGTGATCCGTTATTGGGAAAAAGCAAGCAATGGCCTGGCTTTGCGATTTGAACTAAAAAATAAATCCAATCAACCTGTCGAAATTGGAGCGTTGGGCATTCCGATGATTTTTAACAATAACTTCGATGGAAAAGAACTCGATCAGGCTCACGAAGAGACTGTATTTTTCGATCCTTACATCGGCAGGGATGCCGGCTATTTACAGGTTGTTCGCCTGAACGGTCATTCACCTGTTATGCTGGTTGTTCCATATGGAAAAACGCCCTTCGAAGCTTATCGTCCACTAACAGATGACCCAACTCCGCAAGGAACTACTTTCGAGGGTTTCCACGAATGGATGGTCAACAGCAAAGCCTTTGCAGAAAACGAATGGAAAGGTTCCGAACAATGGAATAGGCCAACTTCTGTTACGCTCAACCCAGGAGAAACGCACAACATAGGCGTAAAATTTATCCTGACTGACAAGGTTGAAAACATTGAAAAGACATTGATCGAAAACAATCGCCCGGTGGCGGTTGGTATTCCCGGATATGTAGTTCCGCAGGATGTAAATGCTAAATTATTCCTGAGATACGGTCAGAAAATAAAATCGTTGGAAGTTGAGCCAAAAGGTGCATTAGAGCTTTCAGAATCAGGAAAAACAAAAAGCGGCTGGATCGAATACGCCGTGAAAGGAAAAATAGGAGGTCGCGCCCGTTTGACAATTACATATGCTGACGGCCTTCAGCAAACAGTCAATTATAAAATCATAAAGCCTGAATCGCAGGTTGTGGCTGATAATGGTAAATTTCTGACCACCAATCAGTGGTATGAAAATCCAAACGATTTGTTTCACCGAAGTCCATCGGTAATTACCTACGACAACGAGAAAAAGCAACAGGTTACTCAGGATCGTCGTGCCTGGATTTGCGGTTTGAGCGACGAGGGCGGGGCCGGAAGCTGGCTAAATGCCATCATGAAACAACTGGTTGAACCCAATCAGGAGGAAATCAAAAAGATGGAGACATTTGTCAATCAGACCATTTGGGGAGGAATTCAATACAACTCAGGAAAGCTGAAATATGGTGTCCGCAAAAGCATGTTCTTTTATTCGCCCGACAGTATGCCTGCCGGAACTTACAGCCCCGATATTAACTTCAAAACCTGGGCAGCATGGAATCGACAAGGCGCTGAAATTACCGACCGGTCATACAATTATCCGCATGTGGCTGCCGCCCATTGGGTGATGTACCGCCTTGCCCGTAATTACAGCGGTTTGGTAACCAAACAAAACTGGCAATGGTACCTTGAAAATGCCTATCATACGGCCATGACGATGATGGATCAGGCTCCATATTACGCTCAGTTCGGACAAATGGAAGGAACCATCTTTCTTCTTATTCTGGAAGATTTAAAACGGGAAGGATACACCGATTTGGCTGCTGATCTGGAAAAGACAATGAAAGGCCGCGCCGAGCACTGGGCAACGCTCAGTTATCCGTTTGGCAGCGAAATGTCGTGGGATTCAACCGGTCAGGAAGAGGTTTACATGTGGTCGAAATATTTTGGGTTCGACGAGAAAGCAATGGTAACTTTAAACGCGATACTGGCTTATATGCCAACTATTCCACACTGGGCGTATAACGGGAATGCCCGCCGCTATTGGGATTTTTTGTATGGCGGAAAGCTTTCGCGTTACGAACGCATGATTCATCATTACGGTTCGGGCCTGAATGCCATTCCGGTTTTGACTCAGTACAGGCAAACTCCTGACGATTTGTATTTGCTGCGTGTTGGCTATGGCGGTTTGCTTGGAACGCTCTCAAACATTACCGAAGAAGGTTTTGCCCCATGCGCATCGCATTCGTTTCCAACCGATCTTCGGAACGATGGTATTTCGGGCGACTACGGTTGTGGATATTTTGGTTATGCGGTTAATTCGGCAACATACATTATCCACGACAGTGAATTTGGCTGGCTGGCTTTCGGTGGAAATTTATCGACTCCCAAAAATTGGGTGAAAGTTGATCTGACGACGGCGGCCAAATCGCGTATTTACATTGCTCCGGTTGGTTTGTGGCTCACTCTGGATGCCGGAACATTCAAGTCTGTTTCGTTCAATCCGAAATCGAAAGAAGTTCGAATTGAACTGGATAAATTGAACGAATTTACACCGAAAGCATATCTCCGGATTGAATCTTCCAAAGGAAATAAATACACTTCCGAAGGTTTAACCCAAAACGATCGGAGGGCTTTTGAGATTCAACTTGCAAAAGAACCGGTGTTGGTTAAACTTCGACAATAG
- a CDS encoding RagB/SusD family nutrient uptake outer membrane protein — MKKRYINTKSFVKSSIAVLSLGLILISGGCFNLDEKVYDEVTESTFSATKKDVVALVASGYTPLRYIMDWQGLFDIQEEPGDVIITPTRPNGWDDGGTYKRMHFHTWDNQQWQPRNTWLTSYEAINNINRVLMQIEAGSLPLTEQQALPYVAELRTLRALWYSILCDSHGNVPLVTKYSDELPVQKTRAEIYNFIITEITESLPNLSASVDKTTYGRITQWAAWQLLARMYLNAEVYKGSAEWAKCIEACDKIIASGNYILEPDYRNPFKVNNEGSKEIVFAVPYDNINGLGWNAHMKQLLPVHRYVFNMKAQPWGGSSANPQFINSYDPADKRFDATWLHGAEYSATDGNLVITLVNKMPSIYNCAFEEGYRVCKYEIASGCESNMSNDLPYFRYADVLMMKAECLLRTGKSAEAATIVSQVRARDFDDPNKATVTGAELEGNTTIKYGTLDINGNIDKPGDQTPVKYGRFLDELGWEFAAEFRRRTDMIRFGVYQTKSWYNHVPKGDYTTLFPIGLEELNTNTNLKQNPGYN, encoded by the coding sequence ATGAAAAAGAGATATATCAATACAAAATCATTCGTAAAATCGAGTATCGCAGTTTTGAGTCTGGGCTTGATTTTAATTTCCGGAGGTTGTTTTAATCTGGACGAGAAAGTTTATGATGAAGTTACCGAATCAACTTTCTCTGCAACTAAAAAGGATGTTGTTGCCCTTGTTGCTTCAGGCTATACCCCACTTCGTTATATTATGGACTGGCAGGGATTATTCGATATTCAGGAAGAACCAGGCGATGTAATTATTACCCCAACCCGTCCCAATGGGTGGGATGATGGAGGTACGTACAAACGGATGCACTTTCATACCTGGGACAACCAGCAATGGCAACCTCGCAACACGTGGTTGACTTCCTATGAAGCTATCAACAACATCAATAGGGTTTTGATGCAGATCGAAGCAGGTTCTTTGCCATTAACCGAACAGCAGGCATTGCCTTATGTTGCTGAGTTAAGAACTCTACGAGCCTTATGGTATTCAATTCTTTGTGATAGTCATGGAAATGTCCCGCTGGTAACCAAATACAGCGATGAACTCCCTGTCCAAAAAACAAGGGCTGAGATCTACAATTTTATCATTACCGAGATAACCGAATCGTTACCAAATCTTTCGGCTTCGGTTGATAAAACAACTTATGGCCGAATAACCCAATGGGCTGCATGGCAACTGTTGGCTCGTATGTACCTGAATGCTGAAGTCTACAAAGGATCGGCCGAATGGGCGAAATGTATTGAAGCCTGCGATAAGATTATTGCCAGTGGAAATTATATTCTCGAACCGGATTATCGTAACCCATTCAAGGTAAATAACGAAGGCTCCAAAGAAATTGTTTTTGCGGTTCCTTATGACAACATCAACGGTTTGGGATGGAATGCCCATATGAAGCAGTTATTACCCGTACATCGTTATGTCTTTAATATGAAGGCTCAACCTTGGGGCGGTTCAAGTGCTAATCCGCAGTTCATCAATAGTTACGATCCTGCTGATAAACGTTTTGATGCCACCTGGTTGCATGGAGCTGAATACAGCGCAACTGACGGGAATTTGGTGATAACTTTGGTAAATAAAATGCCAAGTATTTACAATTGTGCTTTCGAAGAAGGTTATCGCGTTTGCAAATACGAAATTGCGAGCGGTTGCGAATCGAATATGAGCAACGATTTACCCTATTTTAGATATGCCGATGTGTTGATGATGAAAGCTGAGTGTTTACTCCGTACTGGTAAAAGCGCCGAAGCTGCAACTATTGTGTCTCAGGTTCGCGCCCGCGATTTCGACGATCCAAATAAAGCAACAGTTACCGGTGCTGAACTGGAAGGCAACACAACCATTAAATACGGAACTTTGGATATCAATGGAAACATTGATAAACCTGGCGACCAGACCCCAGTTAAATACGGGCGTTTTCTCGACGAATTGGGTTGGGAGTTTGCTGCCGAGTTCCGTCGTCGTACCGACATGATCCGTTTTGGTGTTTACCAGACCAAGAGTTGGTACAACCATGTTCCTAAGGGCGATTACACAACATTGTTCCCAATTGGATTGGAAGAGCTTAATACAAACACCAACCTGAAACAAAATCCAGGTTACAATTAA
- a CDS encoding TonB-dependent receptor, whose amino-acid sequence MRITLFIFFIAVTQIFAENIYSQNTRLSLKLENVDIKDALLQIEEKSEFYFMYDANKINVNQKVSLLVENGLITEVLDRLFKSTSINYEINNRLIALSDAAAIQSMQSGQTGKVTGKVVSQSGEPLPGVTVLVKGTTTGSITDIDGQFSLSNIQSGSTFVFSFVGMKPQEVAYKGQTNLQIVLEEESIGLDEVVAIGYGSVKKGSVTSSIASVKSDNFVKGAVKDAAQLIQGKVAGLTISLPSGDPTKGAVIMLRGNASLLGTSDPLVLVDGVPGSLESVAPEDIESVDVLKDGSASAIYGTRGTNGVIIITTKSSGNEMAPTIEYSGYLSSSSISRKLDFMNADQLREKWNQGYKFNGANLEDFGSSTDWLGEITRNALSHVHNIIFRGGSKNTNLTASLNYKNNQGVFILSDNIKYTGRIDLSHSMFNGKLVADIGTIFSEQTYWTGGDGYSFNNYVYRQAIIRNPTEPVRNADGSWYERDVYFYDNPVGYLKESDGENRYRNMRFTASLTYKPLKDLDIRAMVTRKGNSNIRGFYQTLNHVSNTKYSTGGFASRGTDDYVGNYSELSANYKKTIGQHSFSALAGYNYEDNMNEGFWANNRYFPTDSYTYNNLGIGSGLTLGKAGMGSYKNSDKLIAAFSRVTYSFADKYLLMASIRHEGSSKFGKDNKWGNFPGVSAGWRITQEPFMKSLSWVSNLKLRAGYGVTGTNVSDPYQSLSSLTYSDFFYYNGEWVRKLVPTRNANPDLRWEKKEEINVGLDFDFFNGRVSGAFDFYNRRTKDALWDYNVPTPPYLYGSITANVGEIKNQGFEALINVVPVKTSDFTWNAGLTFSTNKNKLVSLSNDKFQTTNDFFDAGYTGEPIQIETHRIQIGGPIGNFYGLKSIGITHKGDEFGTDGTADNPEGIWIIERPDGTHIKATDSSTDDRQVLGNGIPKYYVSWNNNFKYKNFDLSINMRGAFGYQILNFSRMFYENPTIGYNTLNSAFDKVYGQAVLTDVQRFVSYYVENGDYWKIDNATLGYTVKLNNKNTIKNLRVYASGTNLLTITKYKGIDPEVQQTGLYPGNDDRDKYPTTRTYTLGVNVTF is encoded by the coding sequence ATGAGAATAACATTATTTATCTTTTTTATAGCTGTAACTCAGATTTTTGCGGAAAATATTTATTCACAAAATACGCGGCTGAGTTTGAAGTTGGAAAATGTGGACATCAAGGATGCTTTACTTCAGATTGAGGAAAAATCGGAGTTTTATTTTATGTACGATGCAAACAAGATTAACGTAAATCAAAAGGTTAGTTTGTTAGTTGAGAACGGCCTCATTACAGAAGTCTTAGATCGGTTATTTAAATCAACTTCGATTAATTATGAAATCAATAATCGATTGATTGCATTGTCTGATGCTGCTGCAATTCAATCGATGCAGTCAGGTCAAACAGGCAAAGTTACCGGAAAAGTAGTTAGCCAGTCTGGAGAACCTCTTCCTGGAGTTACCGTTCTGGTTAAGGGAACTACCACTGGATCGATAACCGATATCGATGGTCAGTTCAGTCTTTCGAATATACAATCGGGAAGCACATTCGTGTTTTCGTTTGTTGGGATGAAACCACAGGAAGTTGCATATAAGGGACAGACTAATCTTCAGATAGTATTAGAAGAAGAATCAATTGGTTTGGACGAAGTTGTTGCTATTGGATATGGGAGCGTAAAAAAAGGTAGTGTAACCAGTTCAATCGCCTCAGTAAAATCTGATAATTTCGTTAAAGGTGCCGTTAAAGATGCAGCACAGTTAATACAGGGTAAAGTTGCAGGGTTAACCATTTCGTTACCCTCGGGCGACCCAACCAAGGGCGCAGTAATTATGCTTCGTGGTAATGCTTCGTTGTTGGGAACATCCGATCCGTTGGTATTGGTCGACGGTGTGCCAGGAAGTCTGGAATCGGTAGCTCCGGAAGATATCGAATCGGTTGATGTGCTTAAAGACGGTTCGGCTTCTGCCATTTACGGTACCCGCGGTACCAATGGTGTAATTATTATTACAACAAAATCAAGTGGCAACGAAATGGCTCCAACGATTGAGTATTCAGGCTATTTATCAAGTTCATCCATTAGCCGGAAGCTCGATTTCATGAATGCTGATCAGCTTCGTGAAAAATGGAATCAGGGGTATAAATTTAATGGTGCGAATCTTGAGGATTTTGGTTCAAGTACCGACTGGCTTGGAGAAATAACACGGAATGCGTTAAGTCATGTTCATAACATCATTTTCAGGGGCGGAAGTAAAAATACCAACCTTACCGCTTCGTTGAACTATAAAAACAATCAGGGCGTTTTTATTCTGTCTGATAATATTAAATATACTGGTCGTATTGACTTGTCTCACAGTATGTTTAATGGCAAATTGGTAGCCGATATCGGTACCATTTTCAGTGAACAAACATACTGGACGGGTGGCGATGGTTATAGTTTTAATAACTACGTTTACAGGCAGGCCATTATCCGTAATCCAACAGAACCAGTCAGAAATGCTGATGGATCGTGGTACGAACGTGATGTATATTTCTACGATAACCCGGTTGGTTATTTGAAAGAGTCGGATGGTGAAAACCGTTACCGTAACATGAGGTTTACAGCAAGCTTAACCTATAAGCCGTTGAAAGATCTCGATATAAGAGCAATGGTTACCCGAAAAGGTAATTCAAATATCCGTGGGTTCTATCAAACTCTAAACCATGTTTCAAATACGAAATACTCTACCGGAGGTTTTGCCTCTCGCGGAACTGATGATTATGTAGGTAATTACTCCGAATTATCGGCCAATTATAAAAAGACAATCGGGCAGCATAGTTTTTCAGCTTTGGCTGGGTACAACTACGAAGACAACATGAACGAAGGTTTTTGGGCTAATAACAGGTATTTTCCTACTGATTCGTATACATACAATAATCTTGGTATCGGGAGCGGATTGACGCTCGGAAAAGCAGGAATGGGATCTTATAAAAATTCAGACAAACTGATTGCAGCATTCTCGCGTGTTACTTACAGCTTTGCCGATAAATACCTGTTAATGGCAAGTATCCGCCACGAAGGTTCTTCTAAATTCGGTAAAGACAATAAGTGGGGTAATTTCCCCGGAGTTTCGGCTGGTTGGAGAATCACGCAGGAACCATTTATGAAAAGTCTGTCTTGGGTAAGCAACCTGAAATTACGTGCCGGATATGGTGTTACCGGAACAAATGTTTCTGATCCATATCAATCCTTAAGTAGTTTGACATATAGCGACTTTTTCTATTATAACGGCGAATGGGTGCGTAAACTGGTACCAACCCGTAATGCAAACCCCGATTTAAGATGGGAAAAGAAGGAAGAAATAAATGTTGGTCTTGATTTCGATTTTTTCAACGGACGAGTTAGCGGCGCTTTCGATTTCTATAACCGCCGTACGAAAGATGCGCTTTGGGATTACAATGTTCCAACCCCTCCATACTTATATGGCTCAATTACAGCAAATGTTGGCGAGATAAAGAATCAGGGTTTTGAAGCATTGATTAACGTGGTTCCGGTAAAAACCAGTGACTTTACCTGGAATGCAGGTCTCACATTCTCGACCAACAAAAACAAATTGGTATCATTATCAAATGATAAGTTCCAGACAACGAACGACTTTTTCGACGCCGGTTATACCGGCGAACCGATACAGATTGAGACTCACCGTATTCAAATCGGTGGCCCGATTGGTAATTTCTATGGTTTAAAAAGTATTGGTATTACCCATAAAGGGGATGAATTTGGAACTGACGGAACTGCTGATAATCCTGAAGGTATCTGGATTATTGAAAGACCTGATGGAACACACATTAAAGCGACTGATTCTTCTACTGATGATCGCCAGGTGTTGGGTAACGGAATACCAAAATACTATGTTAGTTGGAACAATAATTTCAAGTATAAAAACTTCGACTTGAGTATCAATATGCGTGGAGCTTTCGGTTATCAGATCCTGAATTTCTCAAGGATGTTCTACGAAAATCCAACAATCGGTTACAATACACTGAATTCAGCATTTGATAAAGTTTATGGGCAAGCTGTTCTGACTGACGTTCAGCGCTTTGTGAGCTACTATGTCGAAAATGGCGATTATTGGAAAATAGATAACGCTACCCTTGGGTATACAGTGAAATTGAACAACAAGAATACGATCAAAAATTTACGCGTGTATGCTTCAGGAACCAATTTGTTGACAATTACCAAATACAAGGGAATTGATCCTGAAGTACAGCAAACCGGATTGTATCCAGGTAATGACGATAGGGATAAATACCCAACTACTAGGACATACACACTTGGAGTTAACGTAACCTTCTAA
- a CDS encoding FecR family protein — protein sequence MDINKIWSIVVGESNEADKQLVLAEIEQDKEAQKVYNELKNIWALLSSTKEMPLAEANEMYSRFKKQLPSASNNRRMSLGSLFKYAAIFILGVMITSLSVYLTERKGWMGSDKEFIQTVVADKGQISKVILPDSSVVWINSGSKITYNSKFARNNRKIDLVGQAFFHAAHNEKIPFVVDVNGFLVKVLGTKFDVNAYSGEKNIRVVLESGRVELCQSSNHDFKYTLSPGEMATFNLEDKKLTIDKVKPELFSSWKEGVLIFRDKPMTEVLDELQRRYNIDIEVKDHDIYKSVFTARLSDEPLDKVLKSMEFSCSLKATIIRDPQKTDSALKVILSKP from the coding sequence ATGGACATTAATAAAATTTGGAGCATAGTCGTTGGAGAAAGCAATGAGGCTGATAAACAATTAGTTTTAGCGGAGATTGAGCAAGATAAAGAAGCTCAGAAGGTGTATAATGAACTTAAAAACATCTGGGCATTATTGTCATCGACCAAAGAAATGCCGCTAGCTGAAGCTAATGAAATGTATTCCCGGTTTAAGAAACAACTTCCGTCAGCAAGTAATAACCGTAGAATGAGCCTGGGTAGCTTATTCAAATATGCTGCCATATTCATCCTGGGTGTGATGATTACAAGTTTATCGGTATACTTGACTGAGCGTAAAGGCTGGATGGGTTCTGATAAAGAATTTATTCAAACGGTTGTTGCGGATAAAGGACAAATTTCGAAGGTTATTTTGCCTGATAGTTCCGTGGTATGGATAAATTCAGGAAGTAAAATCACCTACAACAGCAAGTTTGCCAGGAATAACCGGAAGATTGATTTGGTAGGACAGGCATTTTTCCATGCGGCACATAACGAGAAGATTCCTTTTGTAGTTGATGTCAACGGATTTTTAGTTAAAGTTTTAGGGACAAAATTTGATGTCAATGCCTATTCCGGAGAGAAAAATATACGGGTGGTGTTGGAGTCGGGGAGGGTTGAATTGTGTCAGTCATCCAATCATGATTTTAAGTATACACTTTCTCCCGGTGAGATGGCCACGTTTAATCTTGAGGACAAGAAGTTAACCATTGATAAGGTTAAGCCCGAGCTGTTTTCATCGTGGAAAGAGGGCGTTTTGATTTTCCGGGATAAGCCTATGACCGAAGTTTTGGATGAATTACAACGAAGATATAATATTGATATTGAAGTAAAAGACCATGATATTTATAAATCGGTGTTCACAGCAAGGCTTAGTGATGAGCCTTTGGATAAGGTATTAAAATCGATGGAGTTTTCATGTTCGTTAAAGGCAACAATAATTCGTGATCCACAGAAAACCGATTCTGCATTAAAAGTGATTCTTTCAAAACCTTGA
- a CDS encoding RNA polymerase sigma-70 factor yields the protein MTVSNKHLMEGLQNGDESAFEVIYKMYAPRLYYFIYEYIPQKDISENIVQETLMVLWSKKSELTDNTNLGAYLFTVAKNNCLYKLREIKYRQRIFHNAEVKESELEANYIALESLETTRFNEIEIEQIIEHTLAQLPPQCRTVFNLSRFKGMKNREIAEELNISAKAVEGHITKALKVFRVALKDYLPFVAFIFVK from the coding sequence ATGACCGTAAGCAACAAACATCTGATGGAGGGATTGCAAAATGGGGATGAGTCCGCATTTGAAGTCATCTATAAGATGTATGCTCCGCGTTTGTATTACTTCATTTATGAGTACATCCCTCAAAAAGACATATCTGAGAATATTGTTCAGGAAACTCTGATGGTTCTTTGGAGTAAAAAAAGTGAGCTCACAGATAATACAAATCTGGGAGCCTACCTGTTTACAGTTGCCAAAAATAACTGCTTGTATAAACTTCGTGAAATAAAGTACAGGCAACGAATTTTTCATAATGCTGAAGTTAAGGAATCTGAGTTGGAAGCCAATTATATTGCATTGGAAAGTTTGGAAACAACACGGTTCAATGAGATTGAAATAGAGCAGATTATTGAACATACACTAGCTCAATTGCCCCCTCAGTGTCGTACCGTGTTTAATCTCAGTAGGTTCAAAGGCATGAAAAACAGGGAAATTGCCGAAGAACTTAATATTTCGGCAAAAGCTGTAGAGGGTCACATTACCAAAGCGCTTAAAGTATTCCGTGTTGCTTTAAAGGACTATTTACCTTTTGTTGCCTTTATTTTTGTTAAGTGA
- a CDS encoding GntR family transcriptional regulator has protein sequence MESKFHFTVNPQSNQLKFQQLVDSVNDAVSKNLLQVGDTLPSVNQICKESSLSRDTVFKAYAELKNRGVIESVPNRGYFIAKAVTKVFLFLDTFKAYKEVLYGSFLDSLPETIAIDLHFHHYNIDDFEKIIKESIGKYTKYIIMNFDHERVAEIISQIPPSKLLVIDWDVNSQEGTSSIHQDFGQALYDSLESGLELIRKYESFIYLYPSFTYHPKISIIYFEKFCSDYKINYRTMYDFKKFDLQKGELYLLVSDRTLAKFLDQCEQKNLVPGQDVGVISYNETPMKKYVKEGITVISTDFQLMGKKIAEFVITGEKTNLVIPSKLTIRKSL, from the coding sequence ATGGAAAGTAAATTTCATTTCACTGTTAATCCCCAATCTAATCAGCTCAAATTTCAGCAATTGGTCGACTCGGTCAATGATGCTGTCAGTAAAAATCTGCTTCAGGTTGGCGATACATTACCTTCAGTAAATCAAATCTGTAAGGAAAGTTCACTCTCGCGCGATACTGTCTTTAAAGCTTATGCAGAACTGAAAAACCGGGGGGTGATTGAATCAGTTCCCAACCGTGGCTATTTCATAGCTAAAGCAGTTACCAAAGTATTCCTGTTTTTGGATACCTTCAAAGCTTACAAAGAAGTGTTGTACGGCTCATTTCTCGATAGTCTGCCCGAAACGATTGCAATCGATTTGCATTTTCACCATTATAACATTGATGATTTTGAAAAGATTATTAAGGAAAGCATTGGGAAATATACCAAATACATTATCATGAATTTCGATCATGAACGTGTCGCTGAGATTATTAGCCAGATTCCGCCAAGCAAACTACTCGTGATCGACTGGGATGTAAATTCGCAGGAAGGAACTTCGTCGATCCATCAGGATTTTGGCCAGGCGTTGTACGATTCACTCGAAAGTGGACTTGAGCTCATCCGCAAATACGAAAGCTTTATTTACCTCTATCCTTCGTTCACTTACCATCCCAAAATATCAATTATATATTTCGAAAAATTCTGTTCAGACTACAAGATCAATTACAGAACCATGTATGACTTCAAAAAGTTTGACCTTCAGAAAGGCGAACTTTACTTGCTGGTGAGTGACCGAACATTAGCTAAATTTCTGGATCAATGCGAACAAAAAAACCTGGTCCCAGGACAGGACGTAGGTGTTATTTCGTACAACGAAACGCCGATGAAAAAGTATGTCAAGGAAGGGATTACAGTTATTTCGACTGATTTTCAGCTGATGGGAAAGAAGATTGCAGAGTTTGTAATTACAGGAGAAAAAACGAATTTAGTTATTCCAAGCAAACTGACCATTAGAAAATCTCTTTGA